The Enterobacter kobei genome has a segment encoding these proteins:
- a CDS encoding glucan biosynthesis protein D, which translates to MNRRRFLKGSLAVAALSGTSGLASLFSKAAYAADSDIADGQSRRFDFSVLQSMAHDLAKTPWGGAPRPLPETLATMTPQAYNAIRYDEKQSLWNNIEGRQLDVQFFHMGMGFRRRVRMFSLDQSTSMAREIHFRPELFSYGETGVDTKQLEGQSDLGFAGFRAFKAPELARRDIVSFLGASYFRAVDDTYQYGLSARGLAVDTFTDTPEEFPDFTSFWFETVKPGDTTFTVYTLLDSPSITGAYKFVIHCEKSQVIMEVENHLYARKDIKQLGIAPMTSMFSCGNNERRMCDTIHPQIHDSDRLAMWRGNGEWICRPLNNPQKLQFNAYMDKNPKGFGLLQLDRDFSHYQDVMGWYNKRPSLWVEPRNDWGKGSVGLMEIPTTGETLDNVVCFWQPEKTVKAGDELDFKYRLYWSAMPPVRSPLANVFATRTGMGGFPEGWAPGENYPKVWARRFAIDFVGGDLKAAAPKGIEPVITLSSGEAKQVEILYVEPFDGYRILFDWYPTSDSTEPVDMRLFLRCQGDAISETWLYQYFPPAPDKRHYVDDRIMR; encoded by the coding sequence ATGAATCGCAGACGTTTTCTAAAAGGCTCGCTGGCAGTGGCAGCCCTGAGCGGCACCTCTGGCCTTGCTTCCCTGTTTTCCAAAGCGGCATACGCTGCTGACTCTGACATCGCTGACGGTCAGAGCCGTCGTTTTGACTTCTCCGTACTGCAATCCATGGCGCATGACCTGGCGAAAACCCCGTGGGGTGGTGCGCCACGTCCGCTGCCGGAAACGCTGGCCACCATGACGCCGCAGGCGTACAACGCCATCCGCTACGATGAGAAGCAGTCTCTGTGGAACAACATTGAAGGACGTCAGCTGGACGTGCAGTTCTTCCATATGGGAATGGGGTTCCGCCGCCGCGTGCGGATGTTCTCGCTGGACCAGTCGACCTCTATGGCGCGTGAGATCCACTTCCGACCGGAGTTGTTCAGCTACGGTGAAACCGGTGTGGATACCAAACAGCTGGAAGGGCAAAGCGATCTTGGCTTTGCAGGCTTCCGCGCCTTTAAGGCGCCGGAACTGGCGCGTCGCGATATCGTCTCTTTCCTCGGCGCAAGCTATTTCCGTGCGGTTGACGATACCTACCAGTACGGCCTTTCCGCGCGCGGTCTGGCGGTAGACACCTTTACTGACACGCCGGAAGAGTTCCCGGACTTCACCTCCTTCTGGTTTGAAACCGTTAAGCCAGGTGACACCACGTTTACCGTCTATACGCTGCTGGACAGCCCGAGCATTACCGGTGCCTATAAGTTCGTGATCCACTGCGAGAAGAGCCAGGTGATCATGGAGGTGGAAAACCACCTCTATGCGCGTAAAGACATTAAACAGCTCGGCATCGCGCCGATGACCAGTATGTTCAGCTGCGGCAATAACGAACGACGCATGTGCGACACCATTCACCCGCAAATCCATGACTCAGACCGTCTGGCGATGTGGCGCGGCAACGGAGAGTGGATCTGCCGTCCGCTGAACAACCCGCAGAAGCTGCAGTTCAACGCCTATATGGACAAAAACCCTAAAGGGTTTGGTCTGCTGCAGCTGGATCGTGATTTCTCGCACTATCAGGACGTGATGGGCTGGTATAACAAGCGTCCAAGCCTGTGGGTAGAACCGCGCAACGACTGGGGTAAAGGCTCGGTTGGTCTGATGGAGATCCCGACCACCGGTGAAACGCTGGATAACGTTGTCTGCTTCTGGCAGCCGGAGAAAACGGTGAAAGCGGGCGACGAGCTGGACTTTAAATATCGCCTGTACTGGAGCGCAATGCCGCCGGTGCGTTCCCCGCTGGCTAATGTTTTCGCCACCCGCACCGGCATGGGCGGTTTCCCGGAAGGCTGGGCGCCGGGTGAAAATTACCCGAAAGTGTGGGCGCGCCGCTTTGCTATCGACTTTGTCGGTGGCGACCTGAAGGCCGCTGCGCCAAAAGGCATCGAGCCGGTGATTACTCTCTCCAGCGGTGAGGCGAAGCAGGTTGAGATCCTGTACGTAGAACCGTTTGACGGTTATCGCATTCTGTTTGACTGGTACCCAACCTCGGATTCGACCGAGCCGGTAGATATGCGCCTGTTCCTGCGCTGTCAGGGTGATGCCATCAGTGAAACCTGGCTGTATCAGTATTTCCCGCCAGCGCCGGATAAACGTCACTACGTTGACGACCGGATAATGCGTTAA
- the rimL gene encoding 50S ribosomal protein L7/L12-serine acetyltransferase gives MSAEIIPVTQNIELRAVEERYTADLHHLVVKNKTWLQTAFDWAQHVGAEEDTRRNVLSNQMLHQRGYAKMFLIFRDDALVGVLSFNSVEPANKAGYIGYWLDEAHQGKGILSQSLQAFMRYYAERGEIRRFVIKCRVANQSSNNVARRNGFTLEGCLREAEYLNGRFDDVNIYGKIFTL, from the coding sequence ATGTCTGCAGAAATTATCCCCGTTACCCAGAATATCGAGCTTCGCGCCGTCGAAGAGCGCTATACCGCCGATCTCCATCACCTCGTCGTCAAAAACAAAACCTGGCTGCAAACCGCCTTTGACTGGGCGCAGCACGTGGGCGCGGAAGAGGATACCCGCCGCAATGTGCTAAGTAACCAGATGCTGCACCAGCGCGGCTACGCCAAAATGTTTTTGATCTTCCGGGATGATGCGCTGGTCGGCGTGCTGTCGTTTAATTCGGTAGAGCCTGCCAACAAAGCGGGTTATATCGGTTACTGGCTGGACGAGGCGCATCAGGGGAAGGGGATCCTCTCTCAGTCATTGCAGGCGTTTATGCGCTATTACGCTGAGCGCGGCGAGATCCGCCGTTTTGTGATTAAGTGCCGGGTGGCGAATCAGAGCAGCAACAACGTTGCCCGGCGCAACGGTTTTACGCTGGAAGGGTGCCTGCGGGAAGCGGAATACCTGAATGGCCGCTTTGACGATGTGAACATCTACGGGAAGATTTTTACCCTATAA
- the ydcK gene encoding YdcK family protein encodes MKKYRLSDETRLWQWKSGETTHTTTLRQIIATADFNDVTAGTKGGWIDDARALSQNGDCWIYDENSVVFAGATVSDHARLTLPCTVSHDARISGHCWLDSAEVSHGARISDNVTIQHSCVRGECHIFGDARILHNSVIIAAKGLTPDHDQILQIYDKATVSRSRVVHQAQIYGEAMVNNAFIEHRAEVFDSAILEGNDLNNVWVCDCAKVYGNARLIAGFDDDAIPTVRYSSQVAENAVEEGNCVIKHHVLIGGQAWLRGGPIMLDDKVVIQGRARISGDVLIEHRVEITDDAVIEAFSGESIHLRGEKVINGGQRITRTPLLGAL; translated from the coding sequence ATGAAAAAATATCGGCTCAGCGATGAAACCCGCCTCTGGCAATGGAAAAGCGGCGAAACAACCCACACGACAACCTTACGGCAGATCATCGCCACGGCAGATTTTAACGATGTCACGGCCGGTACGAAAGGTGGCTGGATTGATGACGCGCGCGCCCTGTCACAGAATGGGGATTGCTGGATCTATGACGAGAACAGCGTGGTGTTCGCCGGTGCTACCGTGTCGGATCACGCGCGCCTGACCCTGCCCTGTACCGTCAGCCATGACGCCCGCATCAGCGGTCACTGCTGGCTGGACAGCGCCGAAGTCAGTCACGGCGCGCGGATAAGTGACAACGTCACCATTCAGCACTCCTGCGTGCGGGGCGAGTGCCACATCTTCGGCGACGCGCGCATCCTGCATAACAGCGTCATCATCGCCGCCAAAGGACTGACGCCGGACCACGACCAGATCCTGCAAATCTATGACAAAGCGACGGTAAGCCGGTCGCGCGTTGTGCATCAGGCACAGATCTACGGCGAAGCGATGGTGAACAATGCGTTTATTGAACACCGCGCTGAGGTATTCGACAGTGCGATCCTCGAAGGGAACGATCTCAATAACGTCTGGGTGTGCGACTGCGCAAAGGTATACGGTAACGCCCGTCTGATTGCCGGTTTCGACGACGACGCCATCCCCACCGTGCGCTACAGTTCACAGGTGGCGGAAAATGCCGTCGAGGAAGGCAACTGCGTCATTAAGCACCACGTCCTGATCGGCGGTCAGGCATGGCTGCGCGGGGGGCCGATCATGCTTGACGATAAAGTGGTGATTCAGGGACGCGCCCGGATCAGCGGCGATGTGTTGATCGAGCATCGGGTTGAAATCACCGACGATGCGGTCATTGAAGCCTTTTCGGGTGAGAGCATTCACCTGCGTGGCGAAAAGGTGATTAACGGCGGCCAGCGTATCACCCGCACACCGCTGCTGGGGGCGTTATAG
- the tehA gene encoding dicarboxylate transporter/tellurite-resistance protein TehA, which translates to MDKLNPPQKVLNLPAGYFGMVLGIIGMGFAWRYASTLWPVTRWPGDALVALAVTCWFLLTVTFIIRAIRFPRSVLAEMRHPVMSSFVSLFPATTMLVAIGFVPWCRPISVVLFGVGVVTQLSYSAWQSAGLWRGNHPQEATTPGLYLPTVANNFISAMACGALGFNDAGLVFLGAGVFSWLSLEPVILQRLRSAGELPTAQRTSLGIQLAPALVACSAWFSVNGGEADTFAKMLFGYGLLQLLFMLRLLPWYVSQPFNASFWSFSFGISALATTGLHLGHSSPSGFFHVIAVPLFIFTNVIIGILLVRTFILLLQGKLLLRTEKALLMQSKEK; encoded by the coding sequence ATGGATAAACTCAATCCCCCACAGAAAGTGCTTAACTTGCCCGCTGGGTATTTTGGCATGGTGCTTGGCATCATTGGCATGGGTTTCGCCTGGCGATACGCCAGCACGCTCTGGCCGGTGACACGGTGGCCGGGTGATGCGCTGGTGGCCCTTGCCGTTACGTGCTGGTTTTTGCTGACGGTGACCTTTATCATCCGCGCGATCCGTTTCCCGCGCAGCGTGCTGGCAGAGATGAGGCATCCGGTGATGAGTAGCTTTGTCAGCCTTTTTCCGGCGACGACGATGCTGGTCGCCATCGGTTTTGTGCCCTGGTGCCGCCCGATTTCAGTCGTGCTTTTTGGCGTGGGGGTGGTGACACAGCTGTCTTATTCCGCCTGGCAAAGCGCGGGACTCTGGCGCGGCAACCATCCGCAAGAAGCCACGACGCCGGGTTTATATCTGCCAACCGTGGCGAATAATTTTATTAGCGCCATGGCGTGCGGCGCCCTGGGGTTTAACGACGCTGGTTTAGTGTTCCTGGGGGCGGGTGTCTTCTCCTGGCTCAGCCTGGAGCCGGTTATTCTTCAGCGCCTTCGCAGTGCCGGAGAACTTCCGACCGCGCAGCGCACCTCTTTGGGGATTCAGCTTGCGCCCGCGCTGGTGGCCTGTAGCGCCTGGTTTAGCGTTAACGGCGGTGAAGCCGACACCTTTGCCAAAATGTTGTTCGGTTATGGCCTGTTGCAACTGCTGTTTATGCTGCGTCTGTTGCCCTGGTACGTATCCCAGCCGTTTAATGCCTCTTTCTGGAGTTTCTCCTTTGGTATATCCGCACTGGCAACCACCGGGCTGCATCTGGGGCACAGCAGCCCGTCGGGCTTTTTCCACGTGATTGCCGTACCGCTTTTTATCTTCACCAACGTCATCATTGGGATCCTGTTGGTCCGTACTTTTATTCTGCTGCTTCAGGGCAAACTTCTGCTGCGCACTGAAAAAGCACTGCTTATGCAATCTAAGGAAAAATAA
- the tehB gene encoding tellurite resistance methyltransferase TehB: MSVDENYFTEKYGLTRTHSEVVYSAGIVKPGKTLDLGCGNGRNSLYLAANGYEVTAWDKNPMSIDNIERIKAAEGIENLHSAIKDLNNLSIDGEYDFILSTVVLMFLEAKTIPGLIANMQRCTKPGGYNLIVAAMDTADYPCTVGFPFAFKSGELSNYYEGWELLKYNEEVGELHRTDEHGNRIKLRFATMLARKPA, encoded by the coding sequence ATGTCCGTCGATGAAAATTACTTCACAGAGAAATATGGTTTAACCCGTACACACTCAGAGGTGGTGTACAGCGCGGGGATCGTGAAACCGGGTAAAACCCTGGATCTGGGCTGTGGCAATGGCCGTAACAGCCTTTATCTGGCGGCCAACGGGTACGAGGTCACTGCCTGGGATAAAAATCCGATGAGCATCGATAATATCGAGCGCATCAAAGCGGCAGAAGGCATTGAGAATCTTCACTCGGCCATCAAGGATCTCAACAACCTGAGCATTGACGGCGAGTATGACTTTATTCTGTCTACCGTGGTGCTGATGTTCCTGGAGGCAAAAACCATTCCGGGTCTTATCGCCAATATGCAGCGTTGCACCAAACCTGGCGGTTATAACCTGATCGTTGCCGCGATGGACACGGCGGATTATCCGTGCACCGTCGGCTTCCCGTTTGCGTTTAAAAGCGGTGAACTGAGCAACTACTATGAAGGCTGGGAGTTGCTCAAATACAACGAAGAGGTTGGCGAACTGCACCGCACCGATGAACACGGCAACCGCATCAAGCTGCGCTTTGCTACGATGCTGGCGCGCAAACCTGCTTAA
- the pepT gene encoding peptidase T, translated as MGTPLSRQLTHRFFRYLAITSQSDPSVKTLPSTPGQHEMARELAQELAQLGLDDIVIDEFATVTAVKKGNVPGAPRIGFITHIDTVDVGLSPDIHPQILTFTDEDLCLNKEKGIWLRVSEHPEILSYPNEEIIFSDGTSVLGADNKAAVTVVMTVLENLTAEHKHGDIVVAFVPDEETGLKGAKALDLKRFDVDFAWTIDCCELGEIVYENFNAAAAEIRFTGVTAHPMSAKGVLVNPLLMATDFINQFDRQQTPECTEGREGYIWFNGIQAGQNEAVLKANIRDFDKDNFASRKQQIADVAARIAARYPTAKVDYRIEETYSNISNAIGEDRRAIDLMFAAMESLGITPKPTPMRGGTDGAALSAKGLLTPNFFTGAHNFHSKFEFLPLSSFEASYHTALQLCLLAAR; from the coding sequence ATGGGCACGCCGCTTTCCAGACAATTAACACATCGCTTTTTCCGCTATCTCGCCATTACCAGTCAGAGCGATCCCAGCGTCAAAACCTTACCCTCAACACCGGGGCAGCACGAGATGGCACGAGAGCTGGCGCAGGAGCTGGCACAGCTGGGTTTAGACGACATTGTGATCGACGAATTCGCCACGGTAACGGCGGTTAAAAAAGGTAATGTACCCGGTGCACCGCGCATTGGATTTATTACTCACATTGATACCGTGGACGTGGGATTATCGCCGGATATTCATCCACAAATATTAACGTTTACCGATGAAGATCTCTGTCTGAATAAAGAGAAAGGGATCTGGCTACGGGTAAGTGAGCATCCGGAAATTCTGTCTTACCCGAATGAAGAGATTATTTTCAGCGACGGTACCAGCGTATTAGGCGCAGATAATAAAGCAGCGGTGACCGTGGTCATGACCGTGCTGGAAAACCTGACCGCTGAGCATAAACATGGCGACATTGTGGTCGCGTTTGTCCCCGACGAAGAGACTGGCCTTAAAGGGGCAAAAGCGTTAGATCTGAAACGCTTCGACGTCGACTTTGCCTGGACCATCGACTGCTGCGAGCTGGGGGAGATTGTCTATGAGAATTTTAATGCAGCAGCCGCTGAGATCCGCTTTACCGGCGTAACGGCGCACCCGATGTCTGCTAAAGGGGTGCTGGTAAACCCGTTATTAATGGCGACCGACTTTATCAACCAGTTTGACCGCCAGCAAACGCCAGAGTGCACGGAGGGCCGTGAAGGCTACATCTGGTTTAACGGCATTCAGGCCGGGCAGAACGAGGCCGTTCTGAAGGCCAATATTCGGGACTTTGACAAGGACAACTTTGCTTCCCGCAAGCAGCAGATTGCTGATGTCGCCGCCCGGATCGCCGCCCGGTATCCGACGGCAAAAGTGGACTATCGCATTGAAGAGACTTACAGCAATATCAGCAATGCGATTGGCGAAGACAGGCGTGCCATCGATCTGATGTTTGCGGCGATGGAATCACTGGGTATCACCCCAAAACCGACGCCGATGCGCGGCGGTACAGACGGCGCAGCGCTCTCGGCAAAAGGGTTGCTCACCCCGAACTTCTTCACCGGCGCGCATAACTTCCATTCGAAGTTTGAATTCTTGCCGCTGTCGTCGTTCGAGGCGTCTTACCACACTGCCCTGCAACTCTGCCTGCTGGCCGCGCGTTAA
- a CDS encoding ABC transporter substrate-binding protein, translating into MTSKRTTLMLALAALTVSSAVAAKTLVYCSEGSPENFNPQLYTSGTSVDASAVPVYNRLVDFKPGTTELVPSLAERWEVNDDGKVYTFHLRQGVKFQSNKSFTPTRDFNADDVIFSFMRQKDVNHPYHNVSNGSYSNFESLEFGSLITAIDKVDDHTVRFTLAHPEAPFVADLAWYFASILSAEYADAMLKAGTPEKVDMEPIGTGPFKLAQYQKDSRILFTAFADYWQGKSKLDRLVFTITPDASVRFAKIEKNECQVMPFPNPADLPRMKANKNINLMSKAGLNTGFLAFNTQKPPLDNVNVRRALAMAINKPAIIDAVFHGTGTVAKNLLPPGVWSANSELKDYAYDPEKAKALLKEAGLANGVSIDLWAMPVQRPYNPNAKRMAEMIQADWAKIGVQTHIVTYEWGEYLKRVKGGEHQAALMGWTTATGDPDNFFGPLFTCTSANGGSNSAKWCYKPFDNLIAEAKSITDHDKRVALYQEAQQMMHDQMPAVMIAHSTIFEPVRKEVKGYEIDSFGKHIFWQVDINP; encoded by the coding sequence ATGACAAGCAAACGCACAACATTAATGCTGGCACTTGCTGCGCTTACGGTCAGTTCCGCCGTTGCCGCGAAAACGCTGGTGTATTGCTCCGAAGGGTCACCGGAAAATTTTAATCCTCAGTTATATACCTCAGGCACCAGCGTGGATGCCAGCGCCGTACCGGTCTATAACCGGCTGGTCGATTTCAAACCCGGCACCACAGAACTGGTGCCGAGCCTGGCAGAGCGCTGGGAGGTGAACGATGACGGTAAGGTTTACACCTTCCATCTGCGCCAGGGCGTGAAATTTCAGAGCAATAAATCCTTCACGCCGACCCGGGACTTTAACGCCGATGACGTGATCTTCTCGTTTATGCGCCAGAAAGACGTCAATCATCCTTATCACAACGTCTCTAACGGCAGCTACTCCAACTTTGAAAGCCTGGAGTTTGGCAGCCTGATAACCGCCATTGATAAAGTCGATGACCACACCGTGCGCTTTACCCTGGCACACCCGGAAGCGCCGTTTGTCGCCGATCTGGCCTGGTATTTTGCCTCGATTCTCTCTGCCGAGTATGCCGATGCGATGCTGAAAGCAGGCACGCCGGAGAAGGTGGATATGGAGCCGATCGGCACCGGGCCGTTTAAGCTGGCGCAGTATCAAAAAGATTCCCGCATCCTGTTCACGGCGTTTGCCGACTACTGGCAGGGCAAATCAAAGCTGGACCGGCTGGTGTTTACCATCACGCCGGATGCCTCCGTACGTTTTGCCAAAATTGAAAAGAACGAGTGTCAGGTAATGCCGTTCCCGAACCCGGCGGACCTGCCGCGCATGAAAGCCAATAAAAATATTAACCTGATGAGCAAAGCCGGGTTGAATACCGGTTTCCTGGCGTTTAATACGCAAAAACCGCCGCTGGATAATGTGAACGTCCGCCGGGCGCTGGCGATGGCCATCAATAAGCCCGCCATTATCGACGCGGTGTTCCACGGCACCGGAACCGTCGCGAAAAATCTGTTACCGCCCGGCGTCTGGAGCGCCAACAGCGAGCTGAAGGATTACGCGTACGATCCTGAAAAAGCAAAAGCGTTGCTGAAAGAGGCGGGTCTTGCTAACGGCGTGAGCATTGACCTGTGGGCGATGCCGGTGCAGCGGCCCTATAACCCGAATGCGAAACGTATGGCCGAGATGATTCAGGCTGACTGGGCGAAAATCGGCGTACAAACCCACATTGTCACTTACGAATGGGGAGAATATCTCAAGCGGGTGAAGGGCGGGGAGCATCAGGCTGCGCTGATGGGCTGGACGACCGCAACGGGCGATCCTGACAACTTCTTTGGTCCGCTGTTTACCTGTACGTCGGCAAATGGCGGCTCCAATTCGGCGAAATGGTGCTATAAACCGTTTGATAACCTCATCGCCGAAGCAAAATCGATAACCGATCACGATAAACGTGTGGCGCTGTATCAAGAGGCCCAGCAGATGATGCATGACCAGATGCCGGCGGTCATGATTGCCCACTCAACGATTTTCGAGCCGGTGCGCAAGGAGGTGAAAGGCTACGAAATCGATTCGTTTGGCAAACATATCTTCTGGCAGGTGGATATCAATCCGTAA
- a CDS encoding DUF3313 domain-containing protein — translation MRTQTFFKVAVLTGLLALAGCSSKVAAPEQYSGFLKDYSGLQQTTSATGKPTLRWVDPNYNEANYDSIIWTPITYYPTPKPTTQIGQKTLDELLNYTNTKMKTAIGTRKPIVATPVKHSLIFRGAITGVSSQKEGLQFYEVVPVALVVAGTQMATGHRTMDTHLFFEGELIDAATNKPVMKVVRKGEGKELSNESTPMTFATLKQVVDDMATDATMFDVHKTAK, via the coding sequence ATGCGTACTCAAACTTTTTTTAAAGTTGCAGTGCTTACTGGTTTATTGGCCCTGGCAGGCTGTTCTTCAAAAGTCGCCGCCCCCGAACAATATTCAGGCTTTTTAAAAGATTACTCCGGCTTGCAACAGACGACATCTGCGACGGGCAAACCGACGCTGCGCTGGGTCGATCCTAATTATAACGAAGCGAATTACGACAGTATTATCTGGACGCCGATTACCTATTACCCTACGCCTAAACCGACCACTCAGATTGGGCAGAAAACCCTTGATGAGCTGTTGAACTACACCAATACCAAAATGAAAACGGCTATTGGTACTCGTAAGCCTATAGTGGCGACACCAGTTAAACATAGCCTGATTTTCCGGGGTGCCATTACAGGGGTGAGTTCGCAGAAAGAAGGCCTGCAGTTCTACGAAGTGGTGCCTGTCGCGCTGGTGGTGGCGGGGACGCAGATGGCAACCGGCCATCGCACCATGGATACCCATCTCTTCTTTGAAGGTGAGCTGATCGACGCAGCCACCAACAAACCGGTGATGAAGGTGGTTCGTAAGGGCGAAGGTAAAGAGCTGAGCAACGAAAGTACGCCAATGACCTTTGCGACGCTGAAGCAGGTTGTGGATGATATGGCGACAGATGCCACCATGTTTGATGTGCATAAAACAGCAAAATAA
- a CDS encoding DMT family transporter: protein MNALLYGLVVVIWGTTWIAIFLQQGPVAAPVSIFWRFAVASATMMVVLLALRRLRKLALLDHLFCMLQGCCVFCFNFWCFYTAAAHINTGLESVIFSMAVLYNAINSFIFFGQRPPARFWTAAALGLVGIITLFWDDLLASGWSVSLLTGIGLSALGTYGFSLGNMISMRHQRRGLETMTTNAWAMLYGTLVMGCIALFRGDSFTPEWTVTYIGALLYLALFGSVIAFGAYFTLVGRIGPGKAAYSTLLFPLVALSISTVYEGYVWHLNGIVGLLLILGGNMVMFTKPETWFRRLRTA from the coding sequence ATGAACGCATTATTATACGGACTGGTCGTGGTCATCTGGGGAACCACCTGGATTGCCATTTTCCTACAGCAAGGTCCCGTGGCGGCCCCGGTGTCGATTTTCTGGCGTTTCGCCGTGGCCAGCGCCACGATGATGGTGGTGTTACTTGCCCTGCGTCGACTGCGTAAGCTGGCGCTACTGGATCACCTTTTTTGCATGCTTCAGGGATGCTGCGTTTTCTGCTTTAACTTCTGGTGCTTTTATACCGCGGCCGCGCACATCAATACCGGGCTGGAATCCGTCATCTTCTCCATGGCGGTGCTCTATAACGCCATTAATAGCTTTATTTTCTTTGGTCAGCGCCCGCCCGCGCGTTTCTGGACGGCGGCGGCATTGGGTCTGGTCGGGATTATTACCCTTTTCTGGGACGATCTGCTTGCCAGCGGCTGGAGCGTATCGCTTCTGACGGGCATTGGGCTTTCTGCGCTCGGAACCTATGGTTTCTCGCTGGGCAACATGATCAGCATGCGTCATCAGCGCAGAGGCCTGGAAACCATGACCACCAACGCCTGGGCGATGCTTTACGGTACGCTGGTGATGGGCTGCATTGCCCTCTTCAGGGGGGACAGCTTTACCCCGGAATGGACGGTAACCTACATCGGCGCACTGCTCTATCTGGCTCTGTTTGGTTCGGTGATTGCTTTCGGCGCTTACTTCACGCTGGTCGGGCGTATTGGGCCCGGGAAAGCGGCGTACAGCACGCTACTCTTCCCGCTGGTGGCGCTCTCCATCTCAACGGTGTATGAGGGCTACGTCTGGCATCTCAACGGTATCGTCGGTTTACTGCTGATTCTGGGTGGGAATATGGTGATGTTCACTAAACCCGAAACCTGGTTCAGGCGTTTACGGACGGCGTAA
- a CDS encoding helix-turn-helix transcriptional regulator translates to MSHAYDTFETLSQQNAVLRETVSLNSGIQLAAWYNKHDTITVKSNHHTLSLYVADGYESYQKTPGGWKNGGGPDRFCLMPKESESTWDIRDDLSFVHLYCTDEHLRDVGEKIWDKRPLSLTLDERIFGSDPKINALYRQFLLGCDWQQQANQLTLSTASTLLMTHLLQNYSNVQWKLPVVTGGLSPFVLRNVLAFIEEHLGQPLTLAELAAQAALSEYHFARMFRQSTGLAPHQYVMQRRMEKAKNLVQHSAMPLTDIALACGFNSASHFSNRFRSVMGMTPSQLRAASA, encoded by the coding sequence ATGTCTCACGCTTACGATACCTTTGAAACGCTTAGTCAGCAGAATGCCGTCCTGCGGGAGACGGTCTCGCTGAACTCGGGTATTCAACTGGCGGCGTGGTACAACAAGCACGATACGATAACGGTTAAAAGCAATCATCACACCCTGAGCCTGTACGTGGCCGACGGTTATGAGAGCTATCAAAAAACGCCGGGAGGCTGGAAGAACGGCGGGGGACCGGACCGTTTCTGCCTGATGCCGAAAGAGAGTGAATCGACGTGGGATATCCGTGATGACCTGTCGTTTGTCCATCTCTACTGCACCGATGAACACCTGCGCGACGTGGGCGAAAAAATCTGGGATAAGCGGCCGCTGTCGCTGACGCTGGACGAACGCATTTTTGGCAGTGACCCGAAGATCAACGCGCTGTATCGCCAGTTTTTACTTGGCTGCGACTGGCAGCAGCAGGCCAATCAGCTCACCCTGAGTACAGCATCCACGTTGCTGATGACCCATCTGCTGCAAAACTACTCCAACGTTCAGTGGAAGCTGCCGGTCGTCACCGGCGGGTTATCGCCTTTCGTTCTGCGCAACGTGCTGGCCTTCATAGAAGAGCATCTTGGCCAACCGTTAACCCTGGCCGAGCTGGCGGCGCAGGCAGCCCTCAGCGAATACCATTTTGCCCGCATGTTCCGCCAGTCGACGGGGCTGGCACCGCATCAGTACGTGATGCAGCGACGCATGGAAAAAGCAAAAAACCTGGTGCAGCATAGCGCAATGCCACTAACGGACATCGCGCTGGCCTGCGGATTTAACTCCGCCAGCCACTTCAGTAACCGTTTCCGCAGCGTGATGGGTATGACGCCGTCCCAGCTGCGCGCGGCGAGCGCGTGA